The Rhododendron vialii isolate Sample 1 chromosome 1a, ASM3025357v1 region TTTGTCCATAATTCAAAAGGCTAAAAATGCGaaaaagcaaaattcaaaaagttaaaaaaaaatgggctcCCATAGGCGCAAGTTGGAAactcacgagccttaacgagctaAAGGATTCGAACATTCGTACTTGCGTACGGGGTTGGGGTTGCAAATGAAAACATAATCGAGTCAAGTTCAtcaagcttggctcatttattTAGCAAACTGGTTTGAATAAGTTCGTAATAAGCCAATCTTTGAGCTATGTATACAAACCGGTTTggttcattttccttttttggtacCGTGAAAATAACGTCTGgtttgagagaaaatagagaggaagataccaaaccaaaaatttaATTCCTCAAAGTTTTCCACTGAGTTCCAAACGGCCGTTATTGTCCTTGTAACTGCTCACAATGGAATGTTTGAGAAATCTCAGATATTTTAATCACGACAATGgcatgcctctctctctctctctctctctctctctctctctctctctctctctctctctctctctctctctcacacacacacacacacacacacacacacatatgaaTAGTCATTAGCATCAACCCACTCATCCATGCACTCCCAAATAATCCCTGCatttccactctctctctctctctctctctctctctctctctctgtgagcGGCGACTGAGGAGGGCCAAACAGAACGAAAATGTACAAGACGAAACTGCAGGAGGTGTGCCAAGGGAACAAATGGGGGTTGCCAAAGTACTCTTGCATCAAAGACGGATCAGACCACGCCCCGCATTTCAGAGCATCCGTCTCCGTCAATGGCGTCTCCTTCGACTCCCCCTCCGtctctaaatcctccaaacACGCTCTCAACGAAGCCGCCATGCTCGCCTTCCTCCACTTCGCTTCTCCTGGTTCGTACCTCTGTCTCTGTATTTGATGGTCTCGGTGGTTCTAAGTATTTTCGGAGTAGTTATATTTTTGACGTTTCGATGAAAATGTTGGTGGTTCTTGTTTGATTTATTAGGTACAGAATGTATATACTTATAAGTATATATTGCTACTCGCGAAGACCGAAGAAGAGACGATATTGTGTATACGTGTGTAGCCACCGTTTAGTTTTATACATGCAACCTAAAAAATATTGATAACTTGAAGTTTAGGGATTTTTACCCCAcatatagaatttttttttaaaaataactcAAAGGACTTGCAGGGGCTAATCCCCcataatttttcctaattaacCTAGAAATTAGTATTATACCTGAGAATATTTGGAGTAGTGCAAGGTCCAGGCCCCCCTTGCTCCCCCGGGACGACCCCTAATGGGACCAATTCTACCACCCACCTGCGGGGTCCCAATTAAAGTGCAAAGCTCTGTATGGACCGGCCACTTGCTTAAACAGTTAAATGGCATTTGTGTACATCTATATGTCCTAATTTTATGTTCGTATTTGCTGCTTACGGGATTGAATCAAGAAATTAAACTATGACTAACCCGAATAATATGTCGTcggccataaaaaaaaaaaacctgccgAACAACTTATTAGTCCTTTTGTCGTTTTATTTGACCGTGAGCATGTCCTGTTCCCATACTTAGATTGATTATTTGCAGACAGCTGCTGAAAAAAGGCCTACACCAAGGAATTAGATATGTTGCTATTGAAGATGAGTGGATATACAAATGGGTGGAACATGGGAGTATATGTTGTCGTCTCTAGCAAGAATAAGTTAGAAACCTCATATGTTGTGAATAATGCCAATTGAAGCATTATATCTAAGGTTTTTCCTACATGGATATACTTATAATTTCTATTTATCACAAGCATCATAATTTGCTATACCCAACAACTTGTATCCGATTTCACATTTCCTTCCTGCTTGCCTCAACAGGATTGCCTGATAGGATACTAGTATTCCATTATGTTTTCACACTTGTTCCATTGACTGCTTTTGCAAATCACGAACAAATTATGTCCTCATGACAATTCTTTGTTCTAGACGGAATTGCCTTTTGTTTTCATGAAAAAGCCGACAGGGTAAACTGCCCTGTAAAGAGAATTTCTTAATCACAACTTTTATTTGATGTGAATCATGCGATAAGTGTTGTTTATAAACCTGTAAGTCATGACAGTGAAAGAGGTCATATGCTTAGACTGCTTGAGCAAATGTTGAGACCATTCTGCATCGAAATTTAAGGAGTCTGATGATAATCTAGTTTTCAAATAGTTGTTGGATGAGAACTCTGCCCGCCCTGATTATTTTGCAAATTCCACTCTGTAGTTTATGCATCTCAATTGTATCCGCTTCACTTAATTGTAGATATCCAACCCGTTGCTGAAGGGGCAGAGACTGAAGAAACACATATCAACTCAATAATCCCTTCAAATGAGTCAGATGTGAAAGTAGGTAAGAAATTCAATCAGTGACATGCTTATGCATACATGTGGCTATATTTACTTGCTTTTCTCAAACAAAATTGCATCTTACACTGGCCTGATGATTATAGGTAAACAACATAAGTACAAGATGCAGCTGCAGAATTATGCTCAAAGCAAAACTCTTGATCCACCTTTGTACTCTAGTAAAAGTGAAGGCCCACCTCATGCTCTTCAATTCCAGGCAACAGTTACCATTGACGGCCATTCCTTTGACAGTCCGGGGCACTTTAGGACTTTAAAGGAAGCAGAACATGTTGCCGCAAAGGTTGCTTTGATGTCGTTGTCCTTGGATTCCTTTCAAGAGGCAAGTTTTAAGATGCATCTCTTTATTGTACTCATTACAAATTTTCtgccttttttctttgtttattgtttaaatGTGTGTATAGATGTGATTTACTTCTAGTCTGACTATGGCTTGTTTCCTATTTGTGCAGATTGACGCTCGATTATACAAGAATCTCTTGCAAGAGTTGGCTCAGAGTGAAGGTTTTACCTTGCCAGAAtataaaactgaaaaatgcgGTCCACCCCATAGGCTGACCTTCTTCTCCACTGTGGAAGTAGAAGGAGAAATTTTCCGGGGGAAAGGGGGGAAATCCCATAAACTGGCAGAGCAAAATGCTGCAAAGGTTGCTTACGCGACTTTTGTGGAGCGTAAGCCCCTCAACCTTGTAAATATCTATGCCGCTGGTTTTGAATGTTTGACATGCAGAATCTTCATCGTGCTAAATGTTCATACTTCAGAACTTGGAAGAGCTGTATGTCTTCTTTCAATTgactttctattttgtttagTGTTAGAGTATTGTCAGGCTTAtgttagtcccacattggctaATTATCTCATTGTAATGAGTAtctcataatataaataaagtctTTGTGTGTTAGGGTAACTTAACAACCCTAAACActtttctcatttctctctctttctaacaacatggtatcagagctgtGATCCAGGTGCCGGCGACCCACGCCGGCCGTCGCCCAGTCTCCGGCGACACTCCGGCGACATTCCGGCGACTCTCTTCTGTACCAGATCCGCTTCTTTCTCTATCATATCTACCCCTTTCTCTGCCGACTCTCTTTTGTACCAGCCTCAAACCCGTCGCCACCCACAGCCCAGCCACCGGCGACCCTCGCCGGCAGTCACCCAGTCTCCGGCGACCCTCGCCTGACTCCGGCGAGTCTCCTAGTTGCAGATTCATGTGATTTCAGCCTCCTGTGATCGTCGTTTCTCTATCTTCTACTCAATATTGATGTAAGTCAGACATTTTGAAGTTGTTTTGTTCAGTTTATTTGGGTTGGACGGTGTTCGATTTATCCTGTTTAGTTATTGGTGGATCTACGTCATCTATGGAGTTCGTATCCGTGACTGTAATGTCTAACGCACGTCCAATCTGTTGGGTATTTATGGCTGTGGTCAGTTCTAgttgttcttgcttttgttgATGTTCGCTTATTGGTAGTTATTGCTCCTGTTAGTTGATCTTGTTGGTTCTTATTGATTGGTGCCTCTCCGTTGACCGGTAAAATGTCTGAGCagaagaaggattctgattcTGGTACTGTATCTAGCACTAGTTCTACTCTTGTTGGTAGCTTATCTGGTGGTTCTTGGTCTCGCGACAGGCGCCCTATTACCTCCACCCCATTAAATGGGGGCAATTATGTTCTTTGGGCTAAAGCCGTTGAAGTGTATTATATGGGTCAATTCGAGGACTCCTATTTGATTGATGATGCTCCTGCTACTACTGATGAACCAACATATAGGGCATGGAAAGCTATTGATGCCCGTATTCGTTCCGAGTTATGGAATAGTATGATTGAACAAGTTGCTAGTACTCTAATGTTCTGTGATACTGCTAAAGAGGTGTGGACCCAGGCAAAAGAATTGTATTCAGGTGTCGACAATCTCCGTCGCACATATGACCTTCATCGGTCTTTCTTTGCTATAACTCAGGGTGATGATTCTTTTGAAGATTATTATGCTAAGTTTCGGCGCATTTGTAATGAATTGGATATTTGTGAGCCACTTTCTACTGATATTCAGGTTATGCGGCGCCAGCGTGACCGTATGAGGGTCACTCGGTTTCTCTCCGGTGCATCATCGAACTTTGGTCCTGTGGGTAATCAGATTTTAGGGACTCGTGACTTACCTCCTCTCAGTGAGGTTTTCAGTCGTCTCCGTCAGTCATCATCTATTTCTGCCCCGACTCCTGACCATTCTGCTTTAACTTCCGCTGTTTCTGATAGCTCTGTGTTCTCAGTCAGCCGTGGTCGTGCTCGCGGCAGTGATTCTAGGTTTAGAGGTCGTGGCCGCGATTTTGGAATACATGGTCGTGGTTCTGTTGGCCGTACAGATACTGTTATCGGTGGTCGAGGTGATCGTACATTTAGTCGAGGTGGCCGCACGACAGGGGGAGGCCGTGGTCGCGGCCGTGGTGCTCGGTTGTGTACTTACTGTGGGGGGACCAATCATTGGGTGGACACATGTTATGAGTTGTATGGTTTTCCTCAGGCTCATCAGGCCACTGTCTCTGAGGATATTGGACAGTTTGCTCAATCTTCTACCGATAGTTTGGTTATTTCAGCTGATGAGTACCAGCGCTTATTGTCATTTCAGAATACGACAGGATCTTCCGCTGCTACGCTTGCTCAGACCGGTCCATCTATTGCTTGTGttgcctcctcttcttcctctccttgggTTATTGACTCGGGAGCTACggatcatatgactggtacaCCTGTTTTCCTTTGTGATCCACAGCCAGTTGGTAGATCATCTCATGTTACCTTAGCTGATGGATCTACCACTGCTGTTACTGGTTTGGGTTCAGTTCCTGTCTCTTCCTCTCTTACATTGACATCTGTATTACATGTTCCTCGTTTCCCatttaatcttatgtctgtaAGCCGTcttacaaaatctttaaattgttccgttacatttcttcctcatggtTGTGTTTTTCAGGATCTCACGAcggggaggaagattggtgggggCATTGAGCGAGGTGGCCTCTATTACTTGACAGTGTCTCAACCTGTTGCCCTTCAGACATCAGAGTCTCCATATCAACAGCACTGTCGTCTTGGTCATCCCTCTCTTAAGAGTTTGCAGCGACTTGTGCCCTCGTGTCGTTCCattaataagttggtttgtgaagtttgtgagtttagtaaacatcatCGAGTCAGtttttatcctagggttgagCGTCGTGCATTGCGTCCTTTTCAATTAGTTCATTCAGACATTTGGGGGCCTATTCATGTGCCTAGTATTTctggttttcagtattatgttatttttgtggatgatttttctCGTATCACTTATCTTTATCTAATGAAAGAGAGATTTGAAttgaaatctgtttttaaatCCTTTTACATGCAGATTAAGAATCAGTTTGATACGTGCATTAAGACATTTCGTTCAGATAATGCCCGTGAATATTTTCATAGTAccctttctcaattttttgatgATCATGGCATTATTCACCAATCATCTTGCTctcggactccacaacaaaatggagtagctGAGCGCAAGATTCGGCACTTGTCTGAAGTTATGCGTGccttattatttcaaatgcaggTTCCTAAGTCATATTGGAGCGACGCTGCCCTCACTGCCTGTTACTTAGTCAATCGCATGCCCTCTACGGTCCTAGGTGGTCAGGTTCCCCATACGGTCTTATTTCCTGATCGGCCTCTCCATTCCTTACCTCCTCGAGTTTTTGGGTGCACCTGTTATGTCCATGCTCTTGACCCTGATAGGAGTAAACTTGACCCTCGGTCTTTTCGGTGTATTTTTCTGGGATACTCACACACTCAAAAAGGGTATCGATGTTACTCTCCTACTTTACGTCGTCACTTTGTCTGTGCTGATGTCACGTTTAATGAGTCTTTGCCATATTACTCAGCTCCTATTACTACCAATGACCTCCTTACCCTAGAGTCTGTGTTACCTATGGCTATTCCAATTGGCACTATACCAAATCGTTTGCAGGTTTATGTTCGGCGTTCCCCTGCACCAACACCACCCCAGCCTCCAGCACCAACCCAGCCTCCATATACAGAACACTCCTCGCCTGCCGAACCGTCTTCGCCAGCACCTCCGTCTTCTCCCCCGTCGCCAGATCCGCCTGCTCCTCGCTATCCGACTCGTGAGAATCGCCACCCGCCTGTAAAATATGGTTTTTCTAATTGTTCTCGCACTTCTCATCCTCTTTCTCAAGTTATCTCCTATGATCATCTATCTCCATCTCTTCGTGCTTTCACTACTACTGTCTCCTCTgtttttgttcctaacactgtTCAGGAGGCATTATCACGGTCTGAGTGGCGGCAAGCTATGGAAGATgaaatgtctgctcttcataATAATGGCACGTGGGAGTTGGTTACTCTTCCTGCTGGTCAAACTACTATCGGTTGTCGTTGGGTCTATACTGTCAAGTACCTTCCTGATGGCACTGTTGAGCGCCACAAAGCCCGTTTGGTTGCCAAAGGGTACACCCAGACTTATGGTGTTGATTATTCAGAAACGTTCTCTCCCGTTGCCAAGCTTGGTTCTGTGcgcattcttatttctcttgctGCTAATCTTGGTTGGCCGTTGTTCCAACTCGACGTCAAAAATGCCTTTCTCCATGGCGATCTCCAGGAGGAAGTCTACATGGCgcaaccacctgggtttgttgctcatgGGGAGAATCATAAGGTATGTCGTCTTCGCAAAGCACTCTATGGACTTAAGCAATCTCCTAGAGCGTGGTTCAGCAAGTTTAGTGATGCAGTTATGAAGTTTGGCATGTGTCGAAGTCAATCAGACCACTCTGTATTCTCCCTTATGTCGGCTCGagggaaagtattgctcattgtctatgtagatgacattattattactgGAGATGATCAAAAAGGGATTGATGAGCTAAAACAGTTCTTACATAGTCAGTTCCACACTAAAGACTTGGGTAAGCTGAGATATTTTTTAGGCATTGAGGTAGCGAGgtccaaggatgggatcagTCTATCCCAgaggaaatatgtgttggatattctagaggagacagGTTTATTGGGAGCTAGATCTGTTGAGACTCCAATGGATCCTAATGTGAAACTCTGCATTGATCAGGGGGAGGTATTTCCTCGTCCAGACCAGTATCGTCGATTGGTTGGTAAgttgaattatcttaccaatacacgtcctgatatctcatttgctgttagtaccgtgagtcagtttatgtctgctcctcgtcttccacattgggaagcttgtattcGCATTGTTAAGTACCTtaaggctcatcctggacgCGGTTTGTTTTACCGTTCTAATGGTCATTTTCGTGTTGAGGCATTTACGgatgcagattgggcagggTCACCTTCTGACAGGCGTTCAACAACTGGTTATTGTACTTTCGTTGGTGGCAACCTAGTTACTTGGAAGAGTAAGAAGCAAACTGTTGTTGCAAGGTCTAGTGCAGAGGCTGAGTACCGTGCTATGGCTCATACCACATGTGAGATTGTTTGGCTGAGATCCTTTCTTGAGGAGCTGGGATTTCAGATGCAATTACCCATTCCattgtattgtgataatcaggcagcaattcacattgcatccaatccggtatttcatgagaggactaagcatattgaagttgattgtcattTGGTGCGCGAGAAGTTAGTTGGTGGTGTGATAGCTACTCCCTTTGTGTCTACAGGTGCTCAGTTAGCTGACGTGTTTACTAAGTCATTGTTCAAGCCCCGGTTAGAGttgttatgtaacaagctgggactTTGTG contains the following coding sequences:
- the LOC131306734 gene encoding double-stranded RNA-binding protein 1-like, giving the protein MYKTKLQEVCQGNKWGLPKYSCIKDGSDHAPHFRASVSVNGVSFDSPSVSKSSKHALNEAAMLAFLHFASPDIQPVAEGAETEETHINSIIPSNESDVKVGKQHKYKMQLQNYAQSKTLDPPLYSSKSEGPPHALQFQATVTIDGHSFDSPGHFRTLKEAEHVAAKVALMSLSLDSFQEIDARLYKNLLQELAQSEGFTLPEYKTEKCGPPHRLTFFSTVEVEGEIFRGKGGKSHKLAEQNAAKVAYATFVERKSTRCCDPTSGGSDEEEMLKCSPSPDPSKEFVKQAEETNDEEVVSTENVLASTMESPILPKMEETIGSGKSPSSFESPPKSSTLAITDSKREKNVEVKSYLLGNKVRVYTCIPEITFPKGIVLLPIDDCKWVAVSLEFPNEKGK